One Oryza glaberrima chromosome 11, OglaRS2, whole genome shotgun sequence genomic region harbors:
- the LOC127754709 gene encoding uncharacterized protein LOC127754709, whose protein sequence is MELRFLLLVLVLLAPLLPGTTGDQQHDHLPAAAAGGNTTTAPSRDPLRIVVRAAGGGASPSGTVAAATGDDASNPPPPPPQLSRPNRDLPTVPSPHDHEPVPTPPSPDFFPDSALRTIPANAIAMSAILLLLLIAATH, encoded by the exons ATGGAgctccgcttcctcctcctagTCCTAGTCCTTCTCGCTCCCCTCCTGCCCGGCACCACCGGAGATCAGCAGCACGACCacttgcccgccgccgccgccggcggcaacaCCACAACGGCGCCGTCGCGCGATCCCCTCCGCATAG TTGTCCgtgcagccggcggcggtgcgtcACCATCaggcacggtggcggcggcgacaggcgatGATGCATctaatcctcctcctcctcctccacagcTTAGCCGTCCCAACCGTGACCTGCCTACCGTCCCATCTCCGCATGACCATGAACCCGTGCCCACGCCGCCATCACCGGATTTCTTCCCCGATTCGGCGCTCCGCACCATCCCTGCCAATGCCATCGCCATGTCCGCAATATTATTGCTACTGCTCATCGCGGCGACGCACTAG
- the LOC127753632 gene encoding uncharacterized protein LOC127753632 translates to MERRFLLLLLLLTAGIAAGQQPPRRTTAAPCDPLCISGAAGAGATPEAMAAAAAAMAGNESESALLPTPRQLDRPDSSGLPSTHQSWIYYGPLPTTPYPYSKAPPASSLLCAATAAAAVVFSTMLLVAAAVR, encoded by the exons ATGGagcgccgcttcctcctcctcctcctcctcctgaccGCCGGCATCGCCGCCGGGCAGCAGCCGCCTCGGcgcaccacggcggcgccgtgcgATCCCCTCTGCATAT CTGGAgcggcgggcgccggcgcgactccggaggccatggcggcggcggcggcggccatggccggcAATGAGTCTGAATCTGCACTGCTGCCCACTCCTCGTCAGCTTGATCGTCCGGACAGCAGTGGCTTGCCTAGTACACACCAATCGTGGATTTACTATGGACCCCTGCCCACCACGCCGTACCCGTACTCcaaggcgccgccggcgagctcgctcctctgcgccgccaccgccgccgcggccgtcgtcttctccaccatgctactcgtcgcggcggcggtgcgctaG